A region from the Hydra vulgaris chromosome 10, alternate assembly HydraT2T_AEP genome encodes:
- the LOC136086400 gene encoding fibroblast growth factor receptor-like — protein sequence MCSSNLEKQCGTPYPTLSNRKLLSFLKANCRMDRPENCSSIVHDIMLNCWSKDPLLRPTFSELRNKIEQIISQGGRYLSFDTNEESPYYNVPSFNSVRNRNEIMLNCRNKDPLLRTTFSELRNKIEQIILQGGRNLSFHINEESPYCNVPSFNSV from the exons ATGTGTTCTAGCAATTTAGAGAAACAAT GTGGAACACCATATCCTACATTAAGCAATCGGAAACTTCTTAGCTTTTTAAAGGCTAATTGCAGAATGGATCGGCCAGAAAATTGTTCTAGTATAGt gCACGATATCATGCTGAACTGTTGGAGCAAAGATCCATTACTGCGGCCAACATTTTCTGAATTACgcaataaaattgaacaaataatATCACAAGGTGGTCGTTACTTGAGTTTTGATACTAATGAAGAAAGTCCTTATTACAATGTTCCCTCTTTTAATAGTGTCCGAAACAG GAACGAAATTATGCTGAACTGTCGAAATAAAGATCCATTACTGCGGACAACATTTTCTGAGTTACgcaataaaattgaacaaataatATTGCAAGGTGGTCGTAATTTGAGCTTTCATATTAATGAAGAAAGTCCTTATTGCAATGTTCCCTCTTTTAATAGCGTCTGA